CAAATGGTGCAGATTTATATGTGACACATTTCCCGTGCTTACCTTGTACAAAATCGATAATTCAAGCAGGTATCAAAAACTTGTATTATGCTACAGACTACAAGAATAATCCATACGCAATTGAATTATTAGAACAGGCAGGAGTTCATGTTGTACATGTTCCATTTGATGAACGTAAAATTGACTTTTTAAGTAACGAGAAGATTGCACTTTATGTAGATTTATTGGCTAAACTTCGTGAACATGGTGTTACACCTGAAGAATTGGAACCATATGAACAGAAGGTGGAAGAATTATTCGGTCTATCAACATTAGACATAAAAT
This window of the Rummeliibacillus pycnus genome carries:
- a CDS encoding ComE operon protein 2, with the translated sequence MERITWNQFFMAQSHLLALRSTCTRLSVGATIVRDKRIIAGGYNGSISGDDHCIDKGCYVVDNHCVRTVHAEVNALLQCAKYGTPTNGADLYVTHFPCLPCTKSIIQAGIKNLYYATDYKNNPYAIELLEQAGVHVVHVPFDERKIDFLSNEKIALYVDLLAKLREHGVTPEELEPYEQKVEELFGLSTLDIK